The Juglans regia cultivar Chandler chromosome 10, Walnut 2.0, whole genome shotgun sequence genome includes the window TTGAGAAGAGTAGACAAGGaggtgaaaataaaattgagagagagaccaagaggaagaaacataggagagagagagagagagagagagagagagagagagagagagagagagcgtatGTTGAGAAGATAATTTGAgggtgaagaaaagaaaattaaactgAAGGGGTGTGGGCAAAAAGTGGATAAAAAGTGGGATTCATGGAAGAAGAAATGGGGGAGCAACTAACGTGAGGAGAAGATTTCGGGGGGAAACAAACCGTCGGGATAGTGCATGGGTTCGGGGAAGAAGAAACTGAAAGGAGGAGTCTTTCCCGAAAAAGACAACCTGTGGGTCTTCTGGGCTAGGCTATTCCTGAGCTTGGGTTGTCGGCTTGGGCTCTGGGTATTACAAAAAGCATCTCTGTTGCCGCATTATTTTCTCCATTTCTGACTGGCTAGTTGCATAGCAGCAAAACCTTCAGAACCGCTTTGATGGATGGCTTGGTAGAAGGCTATGTGCCAGTACAATAGAGTCAAGTCTGAAAACATGACACATTTCATTTAAGTGACAGGGCTCTTGGACCTCTTCATCCAAGGCATCATCTATAGGTTTTCCATCTTGAATGTTTGCAATGCCCATTTGTCTAGGGATGTGTATTCATCACCATCATTGACTTTCCTCTTGGTTGTCAGTTCCAGAAGGATAATCCAAAAATTGCATACATTGATCTTCTCATTAATTCTGGTTGTCCAAGCATACTCTGCATTTCAATTCAACAACATAAAGCTAAGCCAAACTTCTGGTGatggaaaaagaggaaaacatcatcaataaaaggaaacttgaaaatttatatagttaCACACCTGTAGCTATGTAGCCCAAAGAGCCAGCCACTGCTAACATCGTAGCCAGTTCTCCCTCCTTATCCAACATCTTTGCTAGTCCAAAATCAGATATTCGTGTGTTGAAATCAAGATCTAAAAAGATGTTGCTTGAATTCACATCTCGATGAATAATGGGTAGTAAGCAATCATGATACATATAGGAGAGCCCCTGGGCAGCTCCAACTTCACATCTCTTGAACAATGTTGAGCATCCTCATTTGGCTTTGAATTCCATAGGAAGGGAAAAGCATCTTAGTTTCCTCATTCTTCTCTCCATTTCTGACTGGTTGGCTGCACTAGAGCAAAACCTTTAGAACCTCTTTCCTGGATGGCATGGTAGAAGGCAGTGTGCCAGTACAATAGAGTCCAAGTCTGAAAACATGACACATTTATTCAAGTGATAGGGCTCCTTGACCTGCCCATCCAAGGCATCACCTATAGGTTTTCCATCTTGAATGTGTCGCAATGCCCATTCAACTAGGGATGTGTGTTCATCACCATCTTTGGCTTTCCTTTCAGTTGTAAGTTCCAAAAGGATAACCCCGAAGTTGTAAACATCGATGTTTACATTAACTCTTGTTGTGCGAGCATACTCTACATTTCAATTAAATAACACAAGTTAAGCCAAACTTCTAGTGATGGAAAAAGAGGaaacatcatcaataaaaagaaACTTGGAAATTTATATTGTCCCACACCTGAAGCTATGTAGCCAAAAGAGCCCTCCATGATTGACATTGTAGCCAGTTCTCCCTCCTTGATCAAGATCTTTGCTAGACCAAGATTAGCTATTTGTGCATtgaaattgagataaaaaaaaggatGTTGCTTGACTTCACATCTCAATGAACAATGGTTAGTGATCTGTCAAGGTGCATATAGGAGAGCCcctaaaaaattattggttcaACCAAACATTAGGCGATGAGAGAGGTGAGGAATTTGTTACACTCCTCAAGAGGGATATGGAATAAGTATGAACAATATGTTACATTTGGTGGTGGGTGCATAACTGGGTCTAAGTCAACTCCCCGTAGTAAAGGTTGTGCATCAATGGGGAGTAGTAGTACCTGTACAATTGATCCCTAGGCCTTTTTGAAAAACTTCCATAAAGAGCGAAAATCAGCATCCTTGATGTATTGTAAGTTGGAGATAGAAAGGTATTTGTTGCAGGATGTTGAGGTTCTTAAGGAGAGTTTCGACATTTTAATTTGGTGGAAGGTCAACTTCACCAAATATCTGGTTCTTGCTCTAATGGCGAGGGATATATTGGTCATTCTAATCACCACCGTAGCATCTGAGTTTACATTTAGCACAAGAGGCCGTGTCCTCGATCTGTTTAGGAGTTCTTTGGTTCCTAGAACTGTAGAGGCTCTTGTGTGCGCGAAAAACTTGTTGAAATCCACTCCTATATGCTTGAGTCAAAATTATTCGGATACCATTGATGATGCGGAGAGCTATAAGTTAGACTCAGGTAAAGTATTTAGAGACTTTTTtagttgttatatatgttgattttgacattttgtgatACTAACCTCCTATACTTTAACATCTTAATGCAGAATTAGCCACTATGGCGAGCTTACTTCATGAAGATGATTGAGGTTTGAGTTACTTACTTGGCAATAGCTCTATGATTGAGGTTGTGTTGTTCTTAACCTgttgttttgttatatattgcTCATGTTGGATATGGTGTTGCTAGCTGTGTTGCACTATTATTCTTGGCTTTAGACCAAAGGGCTAAAGGTCCAAAGGACACATGAGACTTCAAACGAGTTAGATaggtttaattttttcaaaaataaaattgcttgaAGCTTCTGGCCAGCTAGTATACATCAACTTTTGATTTTcctatattgatatattatgtaggtccaaaaatatttttctaactaaaatcttttcatatttttttttcagatacAACTTGGAAGTTGGAATGGTAGTGTGGCACTTGgaacatttaaagtattttggttcatttgttgCCTTGTTAGGCAATTATATTTCTTGTTGGAAACATTTAATTCTATTGGCACTTAGAAAAtgtttggtttctttttttgtcagaATTGGAACTTAGAAAATGACAGCTGTAGTcgttgtaagaaaatattattataattgatgTGGATGATGGTTGTGGTCTTGTGGATGATTATGGATGTGGTTGATGGATGATGGGtgtggatgtttattgtagtgattagttgaATGCGGTTGATGGATGATGAGAGTGGGTGTTTACTGTAGTTATTAGtcctttttaatattttttaatttttggaagcatgttagtatgttagttgtttttatttttaatgtttttagtaaaattgaagCAAAAGTGAATTATTTACTTTGGATTGtaaattttgaacaaatttatttaaaagctcacacaaaaaattctttttaaaaaagtgtaccaaatatgaagttgaaaacagtaaaaaaaaccaaaaatctgACTCCACTCCGacaattcggagtcggagtcagagcggAGGATGAACATCTCGGAGTCGAAGGATGGGCATTTAGACTCCGACTTGGTCGATGCTCAGCCCTAAACCATATAGGATCTagtcttttatttctctttttttttttttttttttttttataagaaagagGACGggaccccaattttattgatagccctcacttgtggcggaggaaaaccgtggttacaaacaAATACCTGGAGGATACAAATTATCATTTCAAGACCCAGGTATCAAAAGACACAAACAGACCAACCAAACCAAAATACACAGTAGTGCAAATTACAATAAcacaaaacataaacaaacCTAGAAACAACCAAACCTGCAAGAAAGAGCACACAAACAAATAGTAATAgtcaaagaataaaagaaaccatagaaaaccaaaaaaccaaGGACAAACCTATGAGATGCGAATATAAGGCAACCCACTCCTGTCCGTACGAAGAATCCCTTTTAACGGAGTCGGCATATCACTTTCATCCCCCCAATCTCGGTTTAAACCTCCAGCACCCTTCTTGGCCAGAAGATCAGCCACaacattaccttcacgaaaaatgTGGTGAATACGATAATCCATGCAACGAAGATAGTCATGtaattcatcccaaaaatcctcaagataccaGATATTGCAAGTCCCTTTAATAATCCAATTGACAAGCAACTGAGAGTCCGTCTCAATCTCAACACGAAAAAACCCAAGATGATAGCATCTACGGATCCCTAGGAACAGTGCTCAACATCCTCATTTGGCTTTGAATTCCTTAGGAAGGGAAAAACATCTCAATTGCCGCATTCTTCTCTCCATTTCTGACTGGCTGACAGCATTGGAGCAAAACCTTGAGAACCTTTTTCATGGATGGTCTGGTAGAAGGTTGTGTGCCAGAAGGATAACCCCGAAGTTGTAAACATCGATCTTCTCATTAATTCTTGTTGGGCGAGCATACTCTGCATTTCAATTCAGCAACACAAACTAATCCAAACTTCTGGTGATGGAACAAGATGAAAACATAATCAATAAAATGAAACTTGGAAATCTATATTGTCACACACCAGGAGCTATGTAGCCAAAAGAGCCAGCCACAGCTAACATTGTAGCCGGTTCTCCCTCCTTGACCAACATCTTTACTAGACCAAAATCAGCTATTTGTGCATTGAAATTGAGATCTAAAAGGATGTTGTTTGACTTCACATCTCGATGTtt containing:
- the LOC108999765 gene encoding receptor-like protein kinase 5; its protein translation is MSIMEGSFGYIASEYARTTRVNVNIDVYNFGVILLELTTERKAKDGDEHTSLVEWALRHIQDGKPIGDALDGQRCEVGAAQGLSYMYHDCLLPIIHRDVNSSNIFLDLDFNTRISDFGLAKMLDKEGELATMLAVAGSLGYIATEYAWTTRINEKINVCNFWIILLELTTKRKVNDGDEYTSLDKWALQTFKMENL
- the LOC118349697 gene encoding uncharacterized protein LOC118349697, with translation MLVKEGEPATMLAVAGSFGYIAPEYARPTRINEKIDVYNFGIETDSQLLVNWIIKGTCNIWYLEDFWDELHDYLRCMDYRIHHIFREGNVVADLLAKKGAGGLNRDWGDESDMPTPLKGILRTDRSGLPYIRIS